TGCAGGTTTTGCTCTACGTGAAAATATGCtctcatttataaaaattaagttGAAGGCTCTCGAAGATTCTTTTGAGCTTGTGTCTCTTCTTTTGAGCCTTTGTAGAGTCTGCATAAACGTCTTGATTTAACTGCATAGagcttcattttttgtttttagctGTTTTCCCAGATATATTCAATGTTCCATAACATGTTAAAGAAAAGAGTCCGCATCTGGAAGAGCAGCTGTTTTGGTGCAATAGTTTTACCTGCCATTTGCTTTTGTGATTTCCTATGTGCAGAGTAACCCCATAGCCCGGTGGCATATTTGCCAAGGTTCAATTAATAGCATGGTATTCTCAACAGACGGAGCCTATTTAGCAGCTGTTGGAAGAGATGGTAAATCATCTGAATCATTGGCATGTCAacttcattcatttttttgctTCCTTTCTATGTGCTTGGAGCATATCTGAGTTCAGGCAATTTGTTGATCCAGGATATTTGAGAGTCTTTGACTATTCGAAGGAACAGCTGATATGTGGTGGCAAAAGTTATTATGGTGCTTTGTTATGTTGTGCTTGGAGGTAGCTAAACTTCTTGGCATTGATGATGCAACATTTGATTGGGCTTGGCCATAAGATTGTAACTACTTTTGGTACTTTTAATTAATAGAGAAGAAATTGTATCTTGCATTATCTCATGCATCTGAAATAGTAAtactttaaatattttaaaatgtgaGAGGATATGTCCCTTGACAGCATGGACGGAAAATACATCCTTGCTGGAGGTGAAGATGACCTGGTGCAGGTCTGGAGTATGGAAGAAAGGAAGGTTGTTGCCTGGGGCGAGGGGCACAATTCATGGGTGAGATTTAGCTTAGCGATTATGAGCTTTATTCCGTGTGTTAAGTTGCAAGGTTTTGTATACATTATGAGACTCGATGGTGCTGCAGGTCAGTGGAGTGGCTTTTGATTCATACTGGTCACCGCCCAATGCTGATGACACAGGGGAGTCTGTGATGTACCGGTTCGGTTCAGTGGGTCAGGTATTAATAAATGTTTGTGGTCTTGTCTTTCTGTTGCTTACCTGATGATAGATTTGAATATGTTTATCTGGTCCTactctttaattaattttagaaaaatcctTCTGCTCGATTGGGCCAATAGTTTCTTAGTAATATTAACCCTCATAAGAAACAGATTGTTCAATCCAGTAAGAGTTGAAGGTGGACCTCTTGGCTCATTCAGTGATTCCTCGTCACTGAAGCCAAAATGCATGCACCGCACCTTTTACTGCCAAGGTTGTAAGGATGTCAATGTGGATAGTTTACCGTCAAAAGTAGTGGCTGCTAGGGTACTGCTTAACTTATTTCATGTGGCTCAGGTGTCAATCTCTGGGGTTCATGAAACCTTATGGTAATTGCCGAACTATAAAGGGAAGAGATTATTGCACTCTAGAGTTGACAAATATGATATTGGTTGGCCAAACAAAGTTTTTAATGGAAGGAATGATGTCTCAATTCTTGGCTAAAAAATATCTTGCTCTACATTGAGCTTCAATTCTAGTGTGAAAATGTAGTTCCAGGATCACTTTTCTCTAGAAATGCTCTACCGAGTGTTATCAGGTGGAAAATTGTACTCACTAAATGTCATATTTGCAAATTTTCAAGTCACTCATTATTTATCTGTGTGTGGTTTTGACTAAACTTAATGGTCCATAGGGAAAACATGTCTAGGAGGGAGTTCCTTGCTAGAAATAAGATATTAGACGACTCCCACCTTTTCATCTAGTACAGACCATGTTATGCACCATTACTCTAATCAGTCCAGTTCACTTTTGGTTGgtcatttattgattttggaATGAGGAACTGAGTCTGTGATGCAGCAGTGTGAATCCTAGATTAACCTcttgaaattaagaaaaagttaaaagaaatgaGCGGGACCCATGAAGCAATATGATGCAGCATAGCATAGTGACTAAACTCTGACAAGACCCCTTGCCTGAGGTGGGGAGTTTCAAAATAAGAGAATCTGAAGAGGATTGCTGGAGACTCTATGCAAATGAAATTTTCTGTCTATCTGTGATGTAGTCAATAGATTGTGTTGATTTGAATGATGTATGTACTAATTGTGGATTAAGATTAATCTCTTCTCAAAAGCAATGTGGGTCCTGGAAGATGAATTAATGTTGAGAATAAAACCGAATAGGATGTAAATCGCCTTTCTGAAAGCCCCTTATTTGTTATGTGAAATCCAAACAAGATTGAGTGCCTGAAAGATGTCCAAGCAATGGCTAGATATAAATCATCGTTCACATGTTTatcaaatcttattttattttaccttCGTTGGCTTCTTTATGGACTTTCTTCCATCTTGGACATAGTAACCTGACTTTTGAGCCATTAGGAAATTGCAAATCTGATACCCACAAACTGAATATGCGACTATACCAGTTGGAGATACTCCAGTaagattttggttttattttgtttggggAATTCTCTTGGACCATTGACTGCTGAAATTTTCTGAACGGAAGGAGTTAACTGGAATACTGCattgtttctgttcattttatGTTTCTTCCTGTATTCAGCATCTTCTGCTTCTGGGTTAATGGTGTTGGTTTACCTTTGTTCTGATGTGCCTGTCTAAGCAGGATACGCAGTTGCTTTTGTGGGACTTGGAGTTGGACGAAATTGTGGTCCCACTGAGGCGCCCTCCAGGTGGCTCGCCCACCTTCAGTACTGGAAGCCAGTCTGCACATTGGGACAGCACTCCTCCAGTAGGTATCCTTCAACCGGCTCCTAGCATGCGAGATGTCCCAAAATTATCTCCTCTGGTTGCTCATAGAGTGCACACGGAACCTCTCTCTGGCTTGATATTCACCCAAGAGTCAGTTTTGACGGTATGCCGGGAGGGTCACACAAAAGTTTGGATGAGACCTGGGGTTGCTGAAAGTCAAGCAAGCAACGTGGAGACAGTTTTGAGTACTAGCTTGAAGGATAAGCCTCCATCAACAAAGGTTAGTTATTCCGGCTACAAGCAATGACCAGTAAAActggtgttttatttttttcccaggATACAAGTTTGAAGGATAATCCTTTCTTGTCAACCAAGGTTAATTATTCCGGACAAGCAATGACCGGTACCAATGGTGGTTTTTTCCATGGAAGCAGAATATTTGGTCACTGACGTGGCCCTGTCATGTTGTTCATTCAGTTGGTTTGTGTAAATGTAATCTAATTTTTGTTGGGTTGGCCAACTGGTTCCTTTGTATATTCGGGATAAAGGTGCAATTGATGGCACTGATGAGTATGGAAAGGAGATGTAGGTAGTACAAGGATTGAAGCATGAAAGTGACGTCGACAAAATTGAATTCTGCCCAAATGAGTTATTTATAGAATGGCCCTTTTGAGTATGATGCTCCAGTGAACTTCATTTTGTGCGCCTTTTATTTTTAGTCTTCTGTTTGCTGTTGCCTTCTAATGCTTGATGGAGCTTTAGTTGTTCAACCTGGTAATTGCTAATGCTTAAAAAGAGTTATCTGGAGATGTTGAGCAATAGATATCATGAGGGCTTCAGCAGCCTAGCCTACTTGATCCGGTGGGCATCCTTCCGTTTTCTACTACTCGATAGTGAGACCTTGATGCAGCAGATTATACGGCCCGATGTATTCATTAGTCAATTTAATTCCCAAACGTCCCAGTTGATGCCTATGCACATAACCCACAGGTACAGACTTACATTTCGATGTACTCTTTTGAGAGGGGAACTTGAAATCAGCGGGTTATCATGCTGAGGGTGTTCTGAAGTAGCCTTTGGCTCGTACACAGGATATCTATTGACTTGCAATGCTGCCTAGGCGGCAAAGTTGTTCTAAGTAGAGGTTCTTTCCCTCTTAAAAACAAGGGAAAAGACCAtccaaaacttcaaattttatctCAAGTgatatttactccaaactttttaTGTGACGTAAAAAATTCTCAACTTTTCgaactgtgacacatttacctcttcaagaatatttttgttttatttttatattcttttctttttttttttcttcttccctcgcTTGGCTATGGCAAAGTCGGTGGGGAAGTCGGCATCtgcgagggctgccctcattGGTGTTGGGTGAGGGCGCCCTCGCTTTTGCTGAGGCCGCCCTTGTCGACGTTCGCTTGGGCGGCCCTGGTTAGGGCTGGGCCCCCTCGCCTACATCCGGCGAGGGCCTAAAAGGGCGCAAGGGAGGCCCTCGCCTGACATCAAAGGGTAGCCCTCGCTATGCCAACTTCCCTTCGCCGGCCAATCGGAGGAGggaaatagaaggaaaaaaaaaaaaagagtaaaaagatcaaaaataatttagataAATGTCATATGACAAAATTCAGgtttttcatatcacaaaaaaaaaaatagaataaatgtgtcactatgaacaaaatttagggtttttcatgattttttttcctaaaaacaaaCAAGCTTAATATGATGACCTTTTAAGTCCTCGATAGTAGTTTCGGCCAAGGAAATAAGTCCGTGATGGTACTTGATTATGGCATCCAGGAGATTCAAAGATGACGACGGCCAAAACGATGTATTTGATGCAACGATGGACTACCGGTCGACAAACAAAACTTCTGAGACCTTTCATGGAGCATCGCCTCCCTGGAAGATGAGGTGGTTTTACCGCATTCATGTGGTCGTGAACCATTTTGCTAATTAGCTACTAATGATCCAAACATACAGGTTGACAAAAAGCAAAGACAACATATTTTTATGCTTCAAGTATATGCCAAGGGCATCGAATGTATCCACAGCTAACAAAGACTGTAATTAACCAaacgaagaagaggaggaacaTGTAACGGCAATAAAACCAGGCACCAAATGTATCCACAGCTAACAAAAGACTGGAATTGgccaacaagaagaagaagatgacgctTTTATATACAGTTGACGCAGTTTACTTTCATATGGCTGCTTGCAGCCGCATGCACTCTTATACGTATCAAGTCAATTACCACGTGAAGTTTCTGAGTTCCCTGGTTCAGTTTCCTGATGCTGTGGTTGCGTATGGTTCTGCTCCACGGCCACGGGCGTTTGATCAAACTGCGAATTCTCCCGGGCGTTATGTCTTTGTGCTGATAGGGCCAGCCACCATACCCTCCATTTTGAAATCTCAACTAGGAAAGAAGTCCCGCACATTGTCATCCCAAATCCGGCGAAGGTAGCTAGGAGAACTGATAGAACAGCTTGCATGTGAAGCTGCAAATAGAAGACGAATGGAATTTCTCAAATACTTTATAACTAACATGCTCTCTGCGATCAAGCATGGCCCGGAACTTGAAGCCAATGGCAATTCATCTTCACGGAAAGACGGGTGCCATCTAACTACAAGGCCTATCAAGGTTCTTAACTTTCTCGAGAAAACTACATCAGACCTACTCTCTGAGCAGCATTATGAAACTTCCAAAATAACATCTATGACTTGAGTTCTCACCAGTGAATAAAAAAGATGTGCTGATAGAACCACCAGTCCAAACTGAATAGTGGCATAAACCCAGACAAATCTTCTGTGCACTGAAACAAATTACAATTCCATCGGTGTTAAAATGCAAATTCTTGTAAAGAAGACACGACATTGCCATTCTGAACAATAAGAATTTAGACTTACCCATGGTGGAGGATGTCATGGATGCAAGAAGCCCCAAAATAcaggaaaaagggagagaaatggCAATTGCGCCAGAACCCATTTTGCCTACCTGTGAGGACAATAATTAAGCATTCTTGGCCTTGAAGGCTTAGAAAAGCCACATAAGAATGTTCAACACTTACCAGAAGCTGCTCCAGAAAGCAAAAATAAGCGAGCATGCTGACAATGACAAGAACCGGGACATCCTGCCACAGCCTGTCATGATTTTGCAACAATTCCAGTATTGTCagtcttgaaaatcaaaatagcaTAGAAGCTTGCTACTCTTGTGTTGTTCATTACTGGCCACACTAAGCATGAATGAAGATGTGAATCTGTGGTAAAACTCAAGTGCATGAACTGATCATAAAGGCACTAATCAACTTGTGATTTGGTACAGCTTGTATGGCATTACATTGCTCAACAAGATCTTCAATGATTCACACTCCTTCTACTTGTACAGGACAATATCTAAGAGGACATCCACTTACAAATGTGTTTGTTCTCTTGCATAATACAACGGAAGATAGTGATTTGATGAAGGGAAATAGTACTATTTACAGTAGCAGTACTCGTATGAACGTACCAATTACCTGTATCGAACAACCGCAGGAGCTCCAATTCCTTGCAAGTTACGGGCTTGAAGATTTTGAAGTCTCAAAAGAGTGACAGGTAGGTTCCGGACTTCTTGCTTGCACACATCGCATATCTTATTACCTTTGATGCTAAACCATTTTATGGCACATTCTTGATGAGCTAGTGCCAATTCACCTTTGCAACTACATTCCATCTTAAGTGTGTCAGAGCCCTCTCCAAGTTCGATAAAGCAGATTCGACAGACTGCTTCTTCTTCAGGAATATCTTCCCCATTGTCACGGTTTTCATCTGAACCATAGGACTAAGATGAATTGTAGGTCAAATATCATATATCACAAGAATGAACGATATTTTACGTGGTGAAATTGACCTATTATAACAgaccaaaacaaattttttaaactGACTGCGTAAGGGCAGGACTAAGTTATGACTAAAAGTTTGAGGGGCAAAGAGACGTGCTGGGAACTCGACAACTTAGCCAGACTTGTCACAGAAGGAACTTTGCACACAAGTGAACGTCTAACAATTGAAAGTTCGGTTCAAATAAATTAGAGATCTCAAAGGTGCATTAAATCAGCAATAGACAACAAACAAGACCTCTGTCCTGGTTCAGTGATCAATTTTCAGGACAGCGGAAAACCTGTAGTAGAACACAGACTTCGCTGCTTTAGGACACAAACCAGGTTAAATCTGCATTCAGATGAAATGTCTTAACTTTTCCCACTGCGTTTACATCATATGCAGAATGAAAACCTGGGTCTCTCAATGCAAGGTCAgcaaggaacttcaaatttcCGGTTTCAAATTATACTCTTGTGACCACATCCAGGATGAGGGTTGGGTTGGGGCATACAACTGCAGATATTTCATTCGAATGATGTATTTACCTGTATCACTTGCAGGAGCTGCATCTGATACACTGGCATCTGTAGTGACCCGGGGAGTAGTGGGAACTATGCGAAACACGTTGCCTAAAGAATCCATTGGCCTTATGCTCCCATCTTTGTTAATCACGGGGACTGAACGTGATCGGTGAATAGATGGTTTGACCTCAGCTTTCTGAGAAGAAAGAAACCAGGACAGGAAAAACCAACGATAAGGAAATACATTTAAGGATATCAACTAGCATTATACTCCATTATTAACAAATAATACTGTTTTATTGATCTAAAAGTACCACAAGCAGAGAACAGATATATTGATCTGAAGGAGGAGTCAACTACTAAATTTGTAACTAAGAATCTACCAGTATAAACCATAAATGCAAGAAAATAATACACCACAAAGGTCAGAGAATTTCACTCTATAAGGGTCATCTTCCGCTCAATGTGCCGGTGACCTTAGCTCTGTGCAGAACAATGCTGTGAACTGGTGAATAGGAACAAACCAATCTCGCAGTGGCCAAACTATAGACCACAAGATATAAAGCGTAAAGCTGGTTCTAATTCAGAGAAAAGCAGTTTAGCTATTAAATGCTTGTTTCACATCTTTAAAAGTCCTTGCGACAATGATTTCACTCATGGAGAAGCTACAGATTCTGGTGCCAGCTAATACTAAAAACAAGGAAACATGGCCTGGATTCCAGGCATCTGCAATGATTACCAGCATAAATTTGTAAGATTTAGAACGACGTGATGTTTTCAAGAGAAAAATCTAGAATGTCATCACTAAGAAAATTGCAGCAATTTTGGGTGTACTATAAcataataaacaataaatagaCCGGAAAGAGCACATCAGATCAATTTAGTCAACTTGAGAGTACAGGACTTCATGGTTGTTGTCACAACCCCATTAGTGATAGAACACTGAGATTTGACAGGATAAAACTGGAAACTGCATTGATGTCCGGTAATTGCCACCTTAAAAATGGTCAGCTTAGGTGATCGATAAGTTCTCCAGCTAAGTAAGACCATAATGCAAAACCAAACACAGAATGGTTATCCTCACCACAGAACCTAGCTGTTCGGTTGTGTTCCGTCCATGCATAGACTCTGGATTGGAATGAGCAATTGGAGTGACAGGTAAGGACGACGAAGTTTTCGTTCTGGGAGTGAAAAGCCTCGTTAAAGAGAATGTCCTTGGAATGAGAGGtctctcccttcttcttgccGGAGAAGCACCCAATGCTAGCATTGCCGCCTTCTCGATGTCGAAAGTATTATTTCGAAACTTAAAACTTAGTTTCGGAAGGAGGGTTTTCATAGTTGCTCTGCGATTAGATGGGGAAGGGGCGGAAGTTCCATCCACTTTGGCAAAACTGGGACTGGGCATGGGCGAAAAGTTGACTCTTCTGGGAGTAAGGTTAGGCGTCGGTGGAATATCAATTACCGCAGTATCCTCTCTACCAAACTCGGAGGTTCTTGGGGGAACCTCTAGGACCAGGCCCTCCCGTCCCTGATGACCAGCGTCTGGGATCTCTTCAATTATTTCTGGAGCACTTCTGACCTACAAAACAAGCGAAGAAGTTCTTTCACACATCAAGAAAGCGTTGCTGCATCTAAGCAGCCAAAATTAACCACCTCCCAGTCAAGGAATAGCAAGTGCTGGCAGGAAAATGTTGCCTGGGAAGACCGACCCTAACGAATTTTGCATGGCAAACAGGATGCTGTAGACAGTCCCGATGGCCGTGAGATCGGCTTCATTGCCTGGTGAAGAATTTCCCAACAAAGTTCGCCATGCACGACAGAAAATCGGCTCTTGAAGAGTAAAGGGATTTTCCTAGGGAGTGCTAGAACCCCGATCGCTCAAACAAAGAATATAGTTGGCCTAGTGGTGTCCAATTACCTTCGAAAGGCTTATCAGACAACCGCTAAGGACGTGGTGGTcgcgccaaaaaaaaaaaaaaatcataattcccGTCCTCTGTTCAAGCGATACGTTCGCGTGTTCCACGCACTCCACTACAGCATGAATCGAGTCTCCAAAACTAGCCGCACAACGCTCAGCATGCGATGACCACAGACAAATCAGACCCCAAACCAGGCGCGAGATCAATCACCCCGATTCCAGCTGGAAAGCAGCGCGACAATTCAGAACCGCGCGAGGAAGCCCAACCAATACCCGAGAAGCCAAGACCTCGAACGCTCAAAACCCAATTCAAGCAGAGGGAAAACAtggagataaaaagaaaaagaaaaaacaaaaacaagaagcaaCAGCAAGACGAGACGAGAGAGACAGTGAGCGAGTACCTCGGGAGCTGGACAGCCGGCGCCCGCTTCGGGGGCGTTGACATTATCTCTGGGGGCGGCCCGTCCGTCTTCGTCTCCGTTCGCCATGCCGAAACGAGAGCGGAACCACCTCGGAAAAGAAGGCAAGAGAATCGCGAGAGCCCGTTACAGGCGTCGCGGATGGGGGGCGCGAAGTCCGAGCGGGAAACCAGCTGCCGCGCCACTACTCAGTTCGCGACCTTCGCCAGCAGAAAAAGGGcaagtgcgagagagagaggaaggaggacgaggaggacgaAGGAGAAAGGACgagcgagaaagagagagagagaagggaaagaagcAAAACAGAAATGGGAGTGGTGGCCTTCTGCTCTGGCTTTTCTTTTAACGTTTTCCGAGTCGCCCTGGCGAGAGCCACCTCCGGACCCGACATCAATCATCAGGCTCTACTCTACTCTACTCCCCCCCTgcgaataaaaacaaaaatgaaaatgcaaataaagaaaaatgggatATTCgattagaaaatattaaaaaaaaatatatatatatatatataacgtcCAAATCCGTTGCGGCAGCGCGGAACTTTCTTTTGTCGGTCGAACCTCACCACATCCTCTGTCATGCGGATTGCTATTTAGTAACAGCGAAATGGGGTCAATTGCTATATGAGTCCAGACCAGAAACTCATTTGAGTGGGGGCAAGAGTATG
The sequence above is drawn from the Eucalyptus grandis isolate ANBG69807.140 chromosome 11, ASM1654582v1, whole genome shotgun sequence genome and encodes:
- the LOC104426553 gene encoding uncharacterized protein LOC104426553 codes for the protein MANGDEDGRAAPRDNVNAPEAGAGCPAPEVRSAPEIIEEIPDAGHQGREGLVLEVPPRTSEFGREDTAVIDIPPTPNLTPRRVNFSPMPSPSFAKVDGTSAPSPSNRRATMKTLLPKLSFKFRNNTFDIEKAAMLALGASPARRRERPLIPRTFSLTRLFTPRTKTSSSLPVTPIAHSNPESMHGRNTTEQLGSVKAEVKPSIHRSRSVPVINKDGSIRPMDSLGNVFRIVPTTPRVTTDASVSDAAPASDTDENRDNGEDIPEEEAVCRICFIELGEGSDTLKMECSCKGELALAHQECAIKWFSIKGNKICDVCKQEVRNLPVTLLRLQNLQARNLQGIGAPAVVRYRLWQDVPVLVIVSMLAYFCFLEQLLVGKMGSGAIAISLPFSCILGLLASMTSSTMVHRRFVWVYATIQFGLVVLSAHLFYSLLHMQAVLSVLLATFAGFGMTMCGTSFLVEISKWRVWWLALSAQRHNARENSQFDQTPVAVEQNHTQPQHQETEPGNSETSRGN